The genomic region CAGCTCGTGCCGGAGCTCGCCGCCGATCCTGCGGCCGTCCTCGACGCGGAAGCTGTCGAGGTTGAAGATGGGCCTCACTACCGCGGAGAAGTCGGTGCGGCTGAACGCTAGCGCCACGACGCTGTTCTCGTCCCAGCCATCGGGGGCAAGCTCGCCCGCGGTAGTGCAGCCGCAGACCTGGGTGTCGTCGAATTGCCGGCTGATCTCGGCGATGAAATGATGCGGGTCGTAGCTGGGGGAGAGGAACACCAGGATCAGCGCCAGCCCGTCGGAAGGAAGCTGGGCCGCCAGCTCGGCCACGGCGTCATCGACGCTCGCGGCCTTCGACTTGGCCACGGCAACGCCAGACGCACCGCCAAACCGGAAATCGGTTTGCCCCACTCCGTTTCTCCCTCGAGGCTCGGTCTAACGCCAAGTCCCTGACAAGTGCCTGATAAGTATTCGAGAGTAAGGCGTTTTCCGGGTAGCCGCAACACGGCACAAGCTGCCCCGCAATCCCGGACGGATTTACCACCCCTTGACGATTCTGCCCTAATTTTGCGCACGGTTCGGAAAGGGCTGCTTCCGGCCGCAGAATGCTGCAAGAACATGAGCTGGGGGTTGGGAATGTCTGGGCGTACCGCGTCGCCGTCGAAGCATGCACTATTTCTGACCCTCAGGTTCCGCGCAAAAATCATCCTCGGCTTCGCCGCCGTGCTGGTGATCTCCGCCGGCAGCATGGCCTTCTCCTATTTCGGCTTCGAGCGGGTCGCCTCCGGGGTCGGATCCTACCGCAGCAGCGTGTCGGAGGCCGATCTCGCCCGCAACATCGACCGCGAGCTGCTCGCCTATCGTTCGGCCGCCAAATATTTCGTCGTCACCGGCAAGGAGGACGACGCCAAGGCGGCGCTCGATACCGAGGCCAGCCTGAAGAATGCCATCGACCAGGCCGTCAAGGGCGCCAAGAAGCCGGCGCGGCAGGAAAGCCTTAACAAGCTCGCCAAGGAGTTCTCCAACTTCTCCGCGACCTTTGCCAAGGTGCTGCAGGCCAAGCGCGACAGCGCGCTGCTGGTGCAGAACCAGCTCCAGCGCCAAGCCAATCTCCTGAAATACAAGCTCGACGACATCGGCAACAATGCGTCCGATTCCGAGGCGCAGGCGATCGAGTTCGGCACCAAGCAGGTCAACGCCCAGTTCCAGACCGCGAGCGCTGCGGCCACCAATTTCGTCCTGACGTCCGACCAGGCGATCGCGACCAGCGCGCTGGCACGGCTCAAATTCGTCGAGAACTCGCTCGGTGCTGTCTATTCCATGGACGACAAGATCGTCGCTGGCCTGAAGGACGCCAAGACCATTCTCGGAGCCTATCGCGAGGCGCTGGAGAAGCTCATCGCCAACGCCAAGCTGGTCGATGACCTCGTCACCGAGATGAGCGGCTCGGCTGGCGCGATCCAGCAGGGGGCCACCGCCATGAAGGCGGACCTCGTCGCCGAGCAGCAGCGGCTGGATTTGGAGTCGGAGGCGACCATCGGGCAGACCGAGCAGCTGGTGCTGATGCTGGCCGTCGGCGGCACGCTGTTAGGCGCGGTCCTCGCCTTCCTGCTCGGCACCGGCATTTCGCGGCCGATGATCGCGATGTGCAAGGCGATGCGCGAGCTCGCCTCCGGCAATTTCGACGTCGTCCTGCCCGGCTTGGGGCGCAAGGACGAGATCGGCGAGATGGCCGGTGCCGTCGAGGAGTTCAAGATCCAGGCTGTTGCAAAGGCCGAGCGCGACGCCGCCGCGAGCGAAGTGCAGAACCGCGAGCAGGCCGCAAGCCGCCGCGCCGAGCTGATCCGCTTTGCCGACGATTTCGAGAGCGCGGTCGGCGCCATCGTCTCCAACGTCTCGGCTTCCGCCGTGCAGCTGGAATCGGCGGCCTCCACGCTGACCCGCACCGCCGAGACCACACAGAGCCTGTCGAGCCAGGTCGCCGGCGTCTCCGAGCAGGCCTCCTCCAACATGCAGTCGGTCGCGACCGCGACCGAAGAGCTGTCGGCCTCGGTCGAGGAGATCGGCCGTCAGGTGCGCGATTCCAGTCGCATCGCAGAGGCTGCCGTCATGCAGGCCAAGGAGACCGACGGCCGCATCGGCAAGCTGTCGCACGCCGCCCAGCAGATCGGCGAGGTGGTCAAGCTGATCACCGCGATTGCCGAGCAGACCAATTTGCTCGCGCTCAACGCCACCATCGAGGCCGCCCGCGCCGGCGAGGCCGGCCGCGGCTTTGCGGTGGTTGCGAGCGAGGTGAAGTCGCTGGCGAGCCAGACCGCGAAGGCGACCGACGAGATCTCCTCGCACATCGCAGGGATGCAAGGAGCGACCGCCGAATCGGTCGCCGCGATCAAGGAGATCGGCGCGACCATCGGCCAGATCTCGTCGATCTCGACCTCGATTGCGAGCGCGGTGGAGCAGCAGGGCGCCGCCACCCAGGAGATCGCCCGCAGCGTCCAGACCGTCGCGCAGGGCACCCAGACCGCGGCCACCGACATCGGCCAGGTCAACCGCGGTGCCGCCGAGACCGGCTCGGCCTCGGAAGAGGTGCTGAACTCGGCCAAGACGCTGTCGAGCGAAAGCACCCGTCTCCGCGCCGAGCTCGACCGCTTCATGGCGAATATCAGGGCGGCCTAGGTAGCCGCGCGTTAACAAATCCCCGCGTCGCCTAACCGCCAGTTGCGGCGCCACAAATTTACCGCAGCTTATCCTTTGCCCCGTAACGTGCAGACGAGTCGGGAAGCGGGCTGCTTCCGGGCTGCGCCTGGTTTTCCGCGAATGGAATGGGGTGGGGGAATGTCGGTCAAGTCCAAGTCGAGCCAATCCAAGTCGAGCCAATCGAAGTCGAGCCAATCGAGGCTGCCAACGTTGCGTTTTCGCGCAAAAATCATCCTCGGCTTCGTGGCGGTGCTCGCCATTCTCGCCGTCAGCATGGCCTTCGCCTATTTCGGCTTCGAGCGGATCGCAGGCGCCGTGGCATCCTACCGCACCAGCGTAGCGGAAGCCGACCAGGCGCGGACGGTCGATCGCGAGCTGATCGCCTATCAGGGGCTGGCACGGGCCTATACCCTGACCGGCGCCGTGGATGACGAGACCGCAGCCAAGGCCGCTGAAGGGAATCTGAAGAACGCGATCGCCAAGTCGATGGCTGCGACGACGGGCGCGGCCCGCCGTGAGCAGGTCGGCAAGCTCGAGGCCGAATTCCAGAGCTTTACGAAAGTCTTCAGCGAGATCATCGGGCTGACGCGCGAGAACAGCAAGATCGCGGCCGACGAGCTCAACAGTGTCGGCAACAAGATCCGTTTCAAATTCGACGATCTCGCCGACACCGCGGCGCTGGCGGGCCTCGCCTCGGTGCAGACCACGGCCAAGGACATCACCTCGCAATATCTGGCGGTCTCCACCTCGGTCAGCGCCTTCGTCGCCAAGCCGGAGCCGAAGACCGCTGACGGCGTGATCGCCCGCATCAAGTTCCTCGAGACGCTGCTGGTCTCCGTCTACGCGAACGACCAGAAGATCACGGATCGCGTCAAGGAGATCGGCGATCTCCTGAAGCAGTACCGTGCCTCGTTCGCAAAGCTGACCGAGAACGTGAAGGTCGTCGTCAAGCTGAACGGCGAGATGACGAAGACGGCGGCAACCATCCTCAAGCTCTCGGCGGAGCTGCGTTCGGATCTGACCGCCGACCAGCAACGCATCGAGGCGAGCGCCAATGCGACGATCGGAGAGACCGAGCAGCTGATGCTGATGATGGCGCTGGGCGGGCTGGCGGTCGGCGTCGTGCTGGCCTTGTGGCTCGGCACCGGCATTTCGCGGCCGATGATCGCGATGTGTAAGGCGATGCGCGAGCTCGCCTCCGGCAATTTCGACGTCGTCCTGCCCGGCTTGGGGCGCAAGGACGAGATCGGCGAGATGGCCGGTGCCGTCGAGGAGTTCAAGATCCAGGCTGTTGCAAAGGCCGAGCGCGACGCCGCCGCGAGCGAAGTGCAGAACCGCGAGCAGGCCGCAAGCCGCCGCGCCGAGCTGATCCGCTTTGCCGACGATTTCGAGAGCGCGGTCGGCGCCATCGTCTCCAACGTCTCGGCTTCCGCCGTGCAGCTGGAATCGGCGGCCTCCACGCTGACCCGCACCGCCGAGACCACACAGAGCCTGTCGAGCCAGGTCGCCGGCGTCTCCGAGCAGGCCTCCTCCAACATGCAGTCGGTCGCGACCGCGACCGAAGAGCTGTCGGCCTCGGTCGAGGAGATCGGCCGTCAGGTGCGCGATTCCAGTCGCATCGCAGAGGCTGCCGTCATGCAGGCCAAGGAGACCGACGGCCGCATCGGCAAGCTGTCGCACGCCGCCCAGCAGATCGGCGAGGTGGTCAAGCTGATCACCGCGATTGCCGAGCAGACCAATTTGCTCGCGCTCAACGCCACCATCGAGGCCGCCCGCGCCGGCGAGGCCGGCCGCGGCTTTGCGGTGGTTGCGAGCGAGGTGAAGTCGCTGGCGAGCCAGACCGCGAAGGCGACCGACGAGATCTCCTCGCACATCGCAGGGATGCAAGGAGCGACCGCCGAATCGGTCGCCGCGATCAAGGAGATCGGCGCGACCATCGGCCAGATCTCGTCGATCTCGACCTCGATTGCGAGCGCGGTGGAGCAGCAGGGCGCCGCCACCCAGGAGATCGCCCGCAGCGTCCAGACCGTCGCGCAGGGCACCCAGACCGCGGCCACCGACATCGGCCAGGTCAACCGCGGTGCCGCCGAGACCGGCTCGGCCTCGGAAGAGGTGCTGAACTCGGCCAAGACGCTGTCGAGCGAAAGCACCCGTCTCCGCGCCGAGCTCGACCGCTTCATGGCGAATATCAGGGCGGCGTAAACTCACTGCTGTCGCACCGTCCTCCGCCGTCGTCCCGGATCGGCGCGCGCTCGTGGCGCGCTTGTCCGGGACCCCATACTCCCAGGGAGCAGTTGGGACGGACGGTGGCAACTCCGAGCCTTCGCCAAACCCAATCCTGTGGCTATGGATCCCGGATCGGCGCGCGCTTTGGCGCGCTTGCCCGGGATGACGGCGGAGATGGGCGCGCAGCTTGAATCTCAATCCCTTCCGAACGCCCGCTTCAGCTCGACCTTGGCGCGCTCCAGTCGCGTGCGCTGCGTCCTCGGCAGCGTCTTGCCGGCGCGGTTGATGTAGAAGGTCAGCATCGACAGTGCAGAGCGGTAGGCGCTGGTCTTGCGTCGGGAGCTGTGCTCGGCCGAGCGCTTCAGCGAGGCCGCAATCTTCTTCGCGCTCGTCAGCTTGAACACCCCTTGCTGGAGGTCGAGCGCATCGCTCTCCTCCGTCACGCGCTGCGACCAGCGCCTTGCGCCGCGTTTGGTGCTCTTGCGCGCGGCCCCGCTACGCCGGATGCTTGCCTTGCGAGCCGTCTTGCGCGGGCCGCTGTTTCGAGAATGTGTCGTCTTTCTGACCTGAGCCATGCGCCAACTCCTTGCGGCTCCAGCGGAAACGAGCGGTGCCCCCGAGCGTTCCGCGGGAACCCGACCTCATCGCGAACGTTGTCGCAGGTGGCAGGCAGAATGCCGCACCCCGATGATCGGATCGACCCCGTCCACGTCGTGTGAACCGGGGCCGCTTCCATTGATCAGACGCAACAACCCGATGGAATTGCAGCAAAGCCCAGTGCTGAACTATGCACCCGTAGCCACGGCGGCGGCCGCGACCGACCGCATCGTCGAGACCAGCATTCCGTCGCGGCTCGATGCGCTGCCGTGGAGCGGCTTTCACACGCGCGTCGTGCTCGCGCTGGGCATCACCTGGATTCTCGACGGCCTCGAGGTGACGCTTGCGGGTGCGCTCTCCGGGGCGCTGAAGCAGAGCCCGTCGTTGCATTTCTCCAATCTCGATCTCGGCATCGCCAACTCAGCCTATCTCGCGGGCGCCGTGCTCGGTGCGCTCGGCTTCGGCTGGCTGACCGATCGTATCGGCCGCAAGAAGCTGTTCTTCATCACGCTCGCGCTCTATCTTTCGGCAACGGCCGCAACCGCGCTGTCGTGGGGCGTCGCAAGCTACGCGCTGTTCCGCTTCCTCACCGGTGCCGGCATCGGCGGCGAGTACACCGCGATCAACTCGACGATCCAGGAACTGGTGCCCGCGCGCTATCGCGGCTGGACCGATCTCGTGATCAACGGCAGCTTCTGGATCGGGGCTGCGATGGGCGCGGTTGCCGCCATCGTGCTGCTCGATCCCGCAATGATCGAGCCCGATCTCGGCTGGCGCCTGGCGTATCTGATTGGCGCGGCTATCGGCCTCGTCGTGCTCTTGATGCGGATGTGGATTCCGGAAAGTCCGCGCTGGCTGATGATCCATGGCCGTCCCGACGAGGCCCATGCCATCGTCGGCGGCATCGAGCGGTCGGTGATCGGGTACGACCAGGACACGAGCGACGGCCGCTTCACCAAGATCCGCCTGAAGATGCGCGATCACACGCCGATCACCGAGGTCGTCCACACCTTGTTCTCGGCCTATCGCCAGCGTGCGCTGGTCGGCCTTGCGCTGATGAGCGCGCAGGCGTTCTTCTACAACGCCATCTTCTTCACCTTCGCGCTGGTGCTGACCGATTTCTACGGCATCAGCGCCGATCACGTCGGCTGGTACCTCTTGCCCTTCGCGGCCGGCAATTTCCTCGGGCCGCTGCTGCTCGGCCGCCTGTTCGATACGCTCGGCCGCCGCACCATGATCATGTTCACCTATGGCGCATCGGGCGTGTTGCTGGCGCTGTCGGGCTATCTGTTCTCGATCGGCGTGCTGAGCGCACAGGGGCAGACCATCGCCTGGATGGTGATCTTCTTCTTTGCTTCGCCCGCCGCGAGCGCGGCCTATCTCACCGTCAGCGAGAATTTCCCGCTCGAAGTGCGCGCACTGGCGATCGCGGTGTTCTATGCGGTCGGCACCGGCATCGGCGGCGTGATCGGGCCGGCGCTGTTCGGCGCGCTGATCGACACGGGATCACGCACCAGCGTGTTCGCCGGCTATCTGCTGGGGGCCGTCCTGATGATCGCGGCTGCGATCGTGGCGTGGCGCTATGCCGTCGCCGCCGAGCGCAAATCGCTCGAACACATCGCGCGGCCGCTCGCCTTTATGGAGTAGACTGATGAAATCGGAACTTGCGGAAATGGCGTTGGACCAGAAGCTCACCATACCTGATGACGACGAGACGCCGGAAACGGTGCCGGTGCCGCAAGCGCTGGTGCCGCATCTCGATGAAATCGCCATTCTGCTCGACATCGACGGCACGCTGCTCGAGCTGATGCCGACGCCGCGCGAGGTGTGGGTGCCGCCGGGCCTGTCGGAAACGCTGAAGCATCTGACCGAGCGCACCTCGGGGGCGCTGGCGCTGGTCAGCGGCCGCTCGCTCAACGACATCGACCTGATCTTCGCGCCCGACGTGTTCCGCGCCGTCGCCGGCCATGGCGCGGAGATGCGGCTGGCGGTGGACAGTGAAGCGGATGCCCTGCACGCGCCGCCGCTCGACAAGGAGCTGAAGCGGCGCCTCGCCGCCATTGCCAAGCTCAGCCCCGGCATCCTGCTCGAGGACAAGGGCTATTCGCTCGCGCTGCATTACCGCCTGGCCCCGCATGCGGAGAAGGCGATCTACGAAGCCGTCTCGCTGATCCGCGCCGATTTGCCCAATGCGCCGATCGAGGTGCTGCCCGGCAAGTTCGTCTGCGAGATCAAGCATTCCGGATTCACCAAGGCGAGCGGCGTGCGCGAGTTGATGAAGCGCGCGCCGTTCAAAGGGCGTCGTCCGCTGTTCATCGGTGACGACGTCACGGATGAGACCGTATTCGCGATCATGCCCGACATGGACGGGCTGGCGTTCTCGGTCGGCCGTCGCGCCATGGGTGTGAATGGCCACTTCGATGCGCCCGCGGACGTGCGTGCGTTCCTCGCGCACCTGCTCGACCCCAGGTGAAACCAAGGCAGCGCCATCTCGCAGACATAAAGGCTTTCATCGCAGCGCCATTGCGCACCGCGATGCATGCTGCGCAACCGGACCGGAAACGCTGTCTTTGCAGCGATATTGCCGGGTTCCGCAAGGAAAACCAGTTCCAACGCGCACGCCCGATTTTGGTTTCAATTGGTTGAAACGATGATCAGGAACCATATTGATGAACGGCAGTTAAATGGGGCGGAATGAACAGGAGGGGACGACCTGTGAACTTGATCGTCGTTTCAAATCGCGTCGCCCGCGGCAAACCCAACGAGCCCATGACGGGCGGCCTTGCGGCGGCATTGCTTCCCGTGGTGGAACATTCTGGTGCGATCTGGGTCGGTTCCTCCGGCCGGGTGCGTGATGGCCATCAGAAGGAACCGTTCGCCGAGATCGAGGCGCTCGGGACAGGCGCGATAGCGACGCTGGATCTGCCGGCGGCGCATTACGGCGGTTATTACGAAGGCTTCGCCAATTCGGCGCTGTGGCCGGCGCTGCACTCGCGCAGCGATCTGATTCGCGTCTCCCGCGAAGACTATGTCAGTTATCGCGAGGTCAACGCCTTCATGGCGCGCGCCTTGATGCGTTTCCGCAAAGCCCGGACTGCGTTCTGGGTGCAGGATTATCATTTCCTCGCGCTCGGCGCCGAGCTGCGCGAACTGGGTGTCGATGATCCCATCGGCTTTTTCCTGCATACGCCGTGGCCCGTCGCCGCGGTGATGCAGGGCGTGCCCAACCATCGCGAGCTGATCACGGCGATGCTGGCCTACGATCTGATCGGCTTCCAGACCGAGGAAGATCGACAGAACTTCCTCTCTTATGTCGGCGGCGAGCTCGGCCTCACCATAGAAGACGGCGTCGTGATCTCGCAGCACGGTCGCACGCGCTGCCAAGTGTTTCCGATCGGCATCGATGCGGAGAAGTTCGCCGCCTATGCCGCGAAGTCGGCCGCGCATCCGGACGTGTCGCGGCTGCGCCGCAGCCTCAACGGCGAGCGCCTAGCGATCGGCGTCGACCGGCTCGACTATTCCAAGGGTCTCGTCAACCGCATCAGCGCGTTCGACCGGCTCTGGACCGAGCAGCCGCAATTTGCGCGCAGCATCTCGCTGCTCCAGATCGCCAACCCCTCGCGCGGCGGCATCGAGGCCTATGGCAATCTCCAGAACGAGGTCGCGCGCCTCGTCACCGACGTCAACGGCCGCCACGGCGAGGTCGACTGGACGCCGATCCGCTATCTGAACAAAGGCTTCAGCCAGGCCGTGCTCGCCGGTCTCTACCGCACCGCGCAGATCGGCGTGGTGACGCCGCTGCACGACGGCATGAACCTCGTCGCCAAGGAATACGTCGCCGCGCAAAATCCCGCCGATCCCGGCGTGCTGGTGCTGTCGAAGTTCGCCGGCGCCGCCAACGAGCTCGACGCCGCGCTGCTGGTCAATCCGCACGATATCGACGGCATGGCCCGCGCGATCGCGATCGCCGCATCCATGCCGCTCACCGAGCGCAAGATGCGCTGGGACGCGATGATGAAGAAGCTGCGCGGCCACACCATCCAGCAATGGTCCGCCGATTTCGTCGCCGAGCTCGAGAAGTGCCGCACCGAGAAGGCCGCCGTGGCCCCGCTCGCAGCCCAGCCGCCGCAGGCGCTGCGCTGGCTGAAGTCGGCGATCTCGGGCGTGCGGTTGATCTGAGGTTCTCAGATTCCAACATTCGTCATGGCCGGGCTCGACCCGGCCATCCACGTCTTGCCACGCGGGTCTGAGAAAGTGGGTGCCCGGGACAAGCCCGGGCATGACGGCAAACAGCAAATTGCGCGCCCCTCAATAGCAATACGACACGCCGTCCAGGATCGCGCATTGCCGCTTGTTCGGCGCGTTCGGATCGTCCAGCGGCACCACGCCCTTGCCCTGGCCGACGAACACGCCGGGGCCGACATGGACCGAGCTCTTGTTGCCGATGATCACGCTCTGATGCGGCGTCGAGCTCGAGCGCGTGCCATCCGGCCAGAGGATGGCATCGCCCGAAAGCACCCCGCGCCGGCCGTCGTCGCAGCTGACGTCGACGCCCTGCCGGGTGCAGACCTGGGCCAGGGCCGGGGCGGCAAGGGCGGAGCCGAAGGTCGAAATCAGGCTCAAGGCGGCAATGGTCTTGCAGATGGTCACGGCATCCCCGGTGATGTCTGGTGGCTTGCCGTGAATCGTCGCCCCAGAGTCGCCCGAGGTTCAGTCGGCAGGCCGGTCCAGGCGCGTATTGAGCCGGATATTGTGCTGTAAATACAATAAGTTGCGGAAAAATCGCCGGATAGCTCCGCGATCCCTTGCAAAATCGTCGGCGCCCCTTCAAGAGAGGGCGCTCCGGAGAGATGGCCGAGTGGCTTAAGGCGCACGCTTGGAAAGCGTGTGTGCGGGAAACCGTACCGTGGGTTCGAATCCCACTCTCTCCGCCATACAGGCCAGGAAGTCCTTTTTTTCCAACGCTTCCTGAAGTTGACCGTTCGGCGGCCCATATTCCGGCCCATACTTCCGATCGGACGGAAAGTTAGTTTGCGCCCGCATCTTCGAGTGAGTCGGCTCTTGCGATCTGCCTTTGCCATGTGCTGGGCGTGTCCGAACGGCGAGGACAATTAGGGAGACGTTGTCTTTGGCGCAGAGCTGGAGGCCTTGGCGGCGAGCCTGCGGGCGATCTGACGAGGGTCCTTGGCCGTACTCAATGAACATCAGCGGCTTCAATTTCGCAGCGCCATAGGCGCCGCGCTCGGCGGAGCGGTCATCCGAGAGGGTCTCGGTTACCCAGCCATTTCGATTGCCGGCGCAGCCATGGCGGCGGCGGGATGCATGGTTCTGGCGGTGCAGAGCAGTCGTCCGCCTGTTGCCACGCCCAGTCTTCCCAACGACTTCAGCTGACCATCGTGTGGAGTAGAGCTCATACGGAAGGGTCGCTGATCAATTCTCGCGGTGATCCATCGCGTCTAAGCGAGTGACCTAGGTGCGGTGGGCGGCCGCGATTGCGGGGTATCGGGGGTGAGAATCCCTCCCTCTCCGCCAATTAGCGCCCGCCCCAATTAGCAGCAGAAGGCCGAGAAAACCGGCCGTTTCGCGCACAGCGACGTCCCAAACCAAGGCGACGTGCGTGTCTGTACCAGAGTCTGTACCAGGAAATGTATCACCGCCATGCGGCCGCCGCCGTGGCGGAGCCTCCCGTCCACCACGGTATCTCACCGGAGGTCCGTCGGGTTGGCGCTTCCAGATCCGGCTGTCCCCGCAATTCTTCGGAAGAGAGTCCCAACTTGCAGGGCCCGCCCCTATCGTCCGCAAGACGTTGGGCCCGCGCAGCCGCCGCGAGGCCAAACGCCTGGCACTGCACCTCGTCTCCGTGTGCCAGGTCATCTGCAGTGCGGCCGCAGGACTTGGAAAGAACATGGATACATCGCTGCCCGGTGCCGAAGACGAGCTTGTGCGACACGTTGTCGAGGCTTGCCAGAATGCGATTGGCCTCGCCGTCGCGCAGCCCTCCCAGGCGATCGGCCTTGCTCAGGCGCTGCAGTCGGCGCTGACCTCACTGCAGCTTGTGCAGAACGAGGTTGCCAAGGGGGACGCTGGCGCGTCCGCCGTCACCAGCAATGCCGACGCGCTGGCGCGCGGCGCACTCAA from Bradyrhizobium sp. CB1015 harbors:
- a CDS encoding methyl-accepting chemotaxis protein, whose translation is MSGRTASPSKHALFLTLRFRAKIILGFAAVLVISAGSMAFSYFGFERVASGVGSYRSSVSEADLARNIDRELLAYRSAAKYFVVTGKEDDAKAALDTEASLKNAIDQAVKGAKKPARQESLNKLAKEFSNFSATFAKVLQAKRDSALLVQNQLQRQANLLKYKLDDIGNNASDSEAQAIEFGTKQVNAQFQTASAAATNFVLTSDQAIATSALARLKFVENSLGAVYSMDDKIVAGLKDAKTILGAYREALEKLIANAKLVDDLVTEMSGSAGAIQQGATAMKADLVAEQQRLDLESEATIGQTEQLVLMLAVGGTLLGAVLAFLLGTGISRPMIAMCKAMRELASGNFDVVLPGLGRKDEIGEMAGAVEEFKIQAVAKAERDAAASEVQNREQAASRRAELIRFADDFESAVGAIVSNVSASAVQLESAASTLTRTAETTQSLSSQVAGVSEQASSNMQSVATATEELSASVEEIGRQVRDSSRIAEAAVMQAKETDGRIGKLSHAAQQIGEVVKLITAIAEQTNLLALNATIEAARAGEAGRGFAVVASEVKSLASQTAKATDEISSHIAGMQGATAESVAAIKEIGATIGQISSISTSIASAVEQQGAATQEIARSVQTVAQGTQTAATDIGQVNRGAAETGSASEEVLNSAKTLSSESTRLRAELDRFMANIRAA
- a CDS encoding methyl-accepting chemotaxis protein; protein product: MEWGGGMSVKSKSSQSKSSQSKSSQSRLPTLRFRAKIILGFVAVLAILAVSMAFAYFGFERIAGAVASYRTSVAEADQARTVDRELIAYQGLARAYTLTGAVDDETAAKAAEGNLKNAIAKSMAATTGAARREQVGKLEAEFQSFTKVFSEIIGLTRENSKIAADELNSVGNKIRFKFDDLADTAALAGLASVQTTAKDITSQYLAVSTSVSAFVAKPEPKTADGVIARIKFLETLLVSVYANDQKITDRVKEIGDLLKQYRASFAKLTENVKVVVKLNGEMTKTAATILKLSAELRSDLTADQQRIEASANATIGETEQLMLMMALGGLAVGVVLALWLGTGISRPMIAMCKAMRELASGNFDVVLPGLGRKDEIGEMAGAVEEFKIQAVAKAERDAAASEVQNREQAASRRAELIRFADDFESAVGAIVSNVSASAVQLESAASTLTRTAETTQSLSSQVAGVSEQASSNMQSVATATEELSASVEEIGRQVRDSSRIAEAAVMQAKETDGRIGKLSHAAQQIGEVVKLITAIAEQTNLLALNATIEAARAGEAGRGFAVVASEVKSLASQTAKATDEISSHIAGMQGATAESVAAIKEIGATIGQISSISTSIASAVEQQGAATQEIARSVQTVAQGTQTAATDIGQVNRGAAETGSASEEVLNSAKTLSSESTRLRAELDRFMANIRAA
- a CDS encoding DUF3175 domain-containing protein — its product is MAQVRKTTHSRNSGPRKTARKASIRRSGAARKSTKRGARRWSQRVTEESDALDLQQGVFKLTSAKKIAASLKRSAEHSSRRKTSAYRSALSMLTFYINRAGKTLPRTQRTRLERAKVELKRAFGRD
- a CDS encoding MFS transporter, with translation MELQQSPVLNYAPVATAAAATDRIVETSIPSRLDALPWSGFHTRVVLALGITWILDGLEVTLAGALSGALKQSPSLHFSNLDLGIANSAYLAGAVLGALGFGWLTDRIGRKKLFFITLALYLSATAATALSWGVASYALFRFLTGAGIGGEYTAINSTIQELVPARYRGWTDLVINGSFWIGAAMGAVAAIVLLDPAMIEPDLGWRLAYLIGAAIGLVVLLMRMWIPESPRWLMIHGRPDEAHAIVGGIERSVIGYDQDTSDGRFTKIRLKMRDHTPITEVVHTLFSAYRQRALVGLALMSAQAFFYNAIFFTFALVLTDFYGISADHVGWYLLPFAAGNFLGPLLLGRLFDTLGRRTMIMFTYGASGVLLALSGYLFSIGVLSAQGQTIAWMVIFFFASPAASAAYLTVSENFPLEVRALAIAVFYAVGTGIGGVIGPALFGALIDTGSRTSVFAGYLLGAVLMIAAAIVAWRYAVAAERKSLEHIARPLAFME
- the otsB gene encoding trehalose-phosphatase — encoded protein: MKSELAEMALDQKLTIPDDDETPETVPVPQALVPHLDEIAILLDIDGTLLELMPTPREVWVPPGLSETLKHLTERTSGALALVSGRSLNDIDLIFAPDVFRAVAGHGAEMRLAVDSEADALHAPPLDKELKRRLAAIAKLSPGILLEDKGYSLALHYRLAPHAEKAIYEAVSLIRADLPNAPIEVLPGKFVCEIKHSGFTKASGVRELMKRAPFKGRRPLFIGDDVTDETVFAIMPDMDGLAFSVGRRAMGVNGHFDAPADVRAFLAHLLDPR
- a CDS encoding trehalose-6-phosphate synthase, with amino-acid sequence MNLIVVSNRVARGKPNEPMTGGLAAALLPVVEHSGAIWVGSSGRVRDGHQKEPFAEIEALGTGAIATLDLPAAHYGGYYEGFANSALWPALHSRSDLIRVSREDYVSYREVNAFMARALMRFRKARTAFWVQDYHFLALGAELRELGVDDPIGFFLHTPWPVAAVMQGVPNHRELITAMLAYDLIGFQTEEDRQNFLSYVGGELGLTIEDGVVISQHGRTRCQVFPIGIDAEKFAAYAAKSAAHPDVSRLRRSLNGERLAIGVDRLDYSKGLVNRISAFDRLWTEQPQFARSISLLQIANPSRGGIEAYGNLQNEVARLVTDVNGRHGEVDWTPIRYLNKGFSQAVLAGLYRTAQIGVVTPLHDGMNLVAKEYVAAQNPADPGVLVLSKFAGAANELDAALLVNPHDIDGMARAIAIAASMPLTERKMRWDAMMKKLRGHTIQQWSADFVAELEKCRTEKAAVAPLAAQPPQALRWLKSAISGVRLI